The sequence ACTTACCCGGTCAGTGAGTCCCTTAGAGATTGGAGCACCCAGCCGCGTTTGCTGTGGGGCATGTCTTGGTGTGTCATGGGTTTTGAATTGTTGTTTCCTTTGGCCTTATTGTTTCGACCGGCAATGATTCTGGCTTTGGGCATTGCCGCTGTGTTTCACTTTGCTAATGCCTGTTTGTTTGGTTTGAATCGGTTTTTTTGGATCTGGATCTCGGCGTATCCTTCCGTGTTATGGTTCCAATCCTATTTGCTGTCTAAATATTGATCGGTTCCGATTCTGTAGGCGACTGGAATTTGAACTAAAGTTTACAGAATTTCCACCCGCTAATGGCACAAACCCAAAAGAACCCATCTTTTGGAATAAACAAATTTCAGATGGGTTTGGAGTACCAGTTCACGGCTAAAACGTGAATATAACCATTTAGAAACGGCTTGCTAGGTGATCTCCAGGGCCTGTGGTAACGTCCTGTTCCTGATGGCTATTTGCCCGTTATCACAAACTCGCCAGAGGAAAAACAAATGAATGACGTGTACAAAACACCCGATGCAGAATTAATGACTGACACCGAGAACAACTCCGGTATGGGCGGTGCTATCGAATGTCCTCCTGGAGTTAAGGGCTGGAGTTGGGGAGCGTTTTTACTCAACTGGATTTGGGCCATCGGCAACAAAACCTGGGTCGGCTTATTGGCATTCCTTCCTTATATTGGCTTTGTGGTTGCAATTGTATTGGGAATCAAAGGCAGGGAGTGGGCCTGGAAAAATAAGCGCTGGGACAGTCTGGAACATTTTAACCGTGTGCAGAAAAAATGGTCTGTTTGGGCCCTGGTATTAACCGGAATCATGATCGTCGGGATGGTTTTGGCTATTGCTATTCCCGTCATGTCCCAATCAGGAACGCTATAACCCGTGCCAATTAAGTTAGTGGAGGTTTGCAATGAGTGATATTTACAAAGCGCCCGAGGCCCAGTTGACAGAAGCGCCTTCCACCGAGGGATACGGTTCATTGGAGCGAGGCGTTACAGGTCAGTTTCAGTTTTTTATCAATGACATTCTTAATGAAGCTTGGGCAAAGACCAAAGGAAACAAGCTGACCGTTTTTTTGGCTGCAATTCTTTACCTTGTGGTTGTTTTACCGGTTACATTCCTGGTGCCTGTTGTTCTGGGAGCCTTGGGGTTTGCAACCGAATTGGTACCGGGAGAGCCCATTGCATCGGACGTGATTGTTGGGGCATTTTTGAACCAGGTCATTGTAACTGTGGTGTCATTACCCTTGGGTGCCGGATTGTTTATGATGGGGCTCAAAATGGCTGCGGGTGTCGCCGTGTCGCCAACGGAAGTGGTATCTTATTTCCACAAAACCTTACCATTGGCAATCACTGCACTGATCATGTATATCATGATTGCGATTGGCTTAATATTGCTCGTTCTGCCGGGTATTTATCTGATGGTGGCGTATTACCTGGCGGTGCCCTTGGTGGTGGAAAAAGGTTTGAGCCCTTGGCAGGCACTGGAAGCGTCGCGTAAAGCGGTATCAAAGTGTTGGTTCCGTTTTGTTGGATTGGGTCTGTTAGTCTGGATAATTGTCGTCATCAGCGTGATTCCACTGTTTATTGGGCTCATCTGGACCGTACCACTCATGTTGATCGCATTTGGAGTGGTGTACAGAAACATTTTCGGCATTGAGGCGGCCAACGCTGCATAAAATGCCCGGTGCATTTTGGACATGACTTTTGGAACGTGAAACCGTAGATACGGCTTATTTTGTTGAAACACCCGAAGGCATTGACCTGGAAGCGCAGTTAGCCGGGCCGGTGCCCCGGGTGTTGGCTTATGCGATCGATGTGTTCTATCGCAGTTTGATTTTATTTGGTTTGTTCATTGTGTTGGCGTTCTTCGGCAAAATGGGCATGGGTGTTTTTTTAGTAGTGACTTTTTTGCTGGAATGGTTTTATCCTGTCTTTTTCGAGGTATTCTACCGCGGCCAGACACCGGGCAAACGCAGCCTGAAGCTGGCAGTGGTAAATGAAGACCTGACCCCGGTGACCTGGGGTGCTTCCGTGACGCGAAACCTGCTTAGGGCTGCGGATTTTATGCCGTTTGCTTATCTTATTGGTTTGGTTGCCATGAGTATGGGGCGTAACTTTCAACGGTTGGGGGATTTGGCCGCGGGTACCATTGTGATTCACCGACGCCCACTGAAAAAAGCGGAAAAACTGCCGGACCATGAGCCCGTGATGGCACCTGTGGCTCTTGAACTGGATGATCAGATTGCTTTTATAAACTTTGCCCAGCGCCATAAGCAATTAACTCAAGCCCGGCAGGAAGAACTGGCACAGATTTTAAAAGATGTGATCAAGCAAGAGAACGAGGCTGCCGTCAAAACGGTTCACGGTATCGGAGCCTGGTTGCTGGGGGCGAAATGAGACAGCAGAATTTTGAAGACAGTTGCCGCCATCACTGGGAGGAACTGGACAGGCTGTTAAAAGAGTTATCTAAAACTAAGTTTGCACGGGAGTCTCATCAAGGTTCCGAACAGTTACCGCAACTGTATCGCCAAGCCTGTCACGATTTGGCCCTGGCTAAGCAAAGACGCTATACACCGGGTTTGGTGGAGTATTTAAATCAACTGGTGATGCGTGGTCACCATCACTTATATCGACGTCCCGGTCGGTTTCGTTATCGCTGGGTGCACTTTCTTGCCGCGGGATTTCCTCAAGTATTACGTCGAAATAAAGCGTTTGTCTACATCTCATTGGCACTGTTTCTCGGGCCTGCCTTGATCTTTGGGCTGCTGTGCTACCAGAAAGAAGAAATGATTTACAGTGCCATGGCTTATAGTGAAGTGCAATCCATGGAGCGCATGTATGATCCCACAGCGAAAATCGTGGGGCGCGAAAGAGAATCGGATACTGATCTGATGATGTTTGGTTTTTATATTAAGAATAATATCGGAATTGGTTTTCGCACTTTTGCCGGCGGCGTGTTTTTTGGTTTGGGGTCTATATTTTTTCTGCTTTTTAATGGAGTTGTTTTAGGCGGTGTATCAGGGCATTTGACCCAATTGGGTTTTGTTTCCACATTTTATCCGTTTGTGATTGGACATGGTGCCTTTGAATTGACCGCCATTGTATTTTGCGGGGCCGCGGGGCTTAAGTTGGGTTATTCGCTGATCCAGCCGGGCCAGTATACGCGTATGACGTCTTTAAAACTCGCGTCCATGGACGCGGTAAAAATCATGTATGGCG comes from Gammaproteobacteria bacterium and encodes:
- a CDS encoding RDD family protein translates to MERETVDTAYFVETPEGIDLEAQLAGPVPRVLAYAIDVFYRSLILFGLFIVLAFFGKMGMGVFLVVTFLLEWFYPVFFEVFYRGQTPGKRSLKLAVVNEDLTPVTWGASVTRNLLRAADFMPFAYLIGLVAMSMGRNFQRLGDLAAGTIVIHRRPLKKAEKLPDHEPVMAPVALELDDQIAFINFAQRHKQLTQARQEELAQILKDVIKQENEAAVKTVHGIGAWLLGAK
- a CDS encoding DUF975 family protein; translated protein: MSDIYKAPEAQLTEAPSTEGYGSLERGVTGQFQFFINDILNEAWAKTKGNKLTVFLAAILYLVVVLPVTFLVPVVLGALGFATELVPGEPIASDVIVGAFLNQVIVTVVSLPLGAGLFMMGLKMAAGVAVSPTEVVSYFHKTLPLAITALIMYIMIAIGLILLVLPGIYLMVAYYLAVPLVVEKGLSPWQALEASRKAVSKCWFRFVGLGLLVWIIVVISVIPLFIGLIWTVPLMLIAFGVVYRNIFGIEAANAA
- a CDS encoding stage II sporulation protein M, giving the protein MRQQNFEDSCRHHWEELDRLLKELSKTKFARESHQGSEQLPQLYRQACHDLALAKQRRYTPGLVEYLNQLVMRGHHHLYRRPGRFRYRWVHFLAAGFPQVLRRNKAFVYISLALFLGPALIFGLLCYQKEEMIYSAMAYSEVQSMERMYDPTAKIVGRERESDTDLMMFGFYIKNNIGIGFRTFAGGVFFGLGSIFFLLFNGVVLGGVSGHLTQLGFVSTFYPFVIGHGAFELTAIVFCGAAGLKLGYSLIQPGQYTRMTSLKLASMDAVKIMYGAALFLVIAAFLEAFWSSSSLLPAQVKYGVGALLWLLVIIYCVFAGRGSRHGS